DNA from Evansella sp. LMS18:
TTTTAATAATCTTCATACTTCCCTGAGTTACGGATATGAAGAAAGGCGGATCGTTCTGCCTTTCTTTTTTGTGGATAAAAATAGGTGCAAACTCCTTTATCTCATGCAAAAAGACAGCCGGGCTGATGTTAAGTCAGCATTCTGGTTTTCACAAGGCTATATATCGTTTACTCTCAATCACAGGCAGAAGTCCTGTGATTTTTCACTATAACTACAGAATTTTAATAGAAAGCATGGTGTTTAATAATGACTAAAAAAGTGGAAGAAATTAAAGAAATCGCTGAAAGAAATGGTATATATATTGAAGCTGAATCCATGAAAATTAATGAATCTGGCGTGGACTTTCAGGTAGTCCATGCAGTTGACCGGGACGGTGTGCGATGGATATTAAGATTGCCGAGAAGAAAAGATTCCATGGCAAAAACGGAAGTGGAAAAGAAAGTACTGGATTTCGTAAGCCGCTCCGTTTCTTTTGAGGTGCCTGTATGGACGGTATTCACCGATGACTTAATTGCTTATAAGCAATTGTCAGGGACTCCGGCAGGAACGATTGACCCTGAAATCCAGAACTATGTATGGGAATTCGATATCAATAACGTTCCCGATAATCACTTTAATTCCCTCGGTAAAGTAATGGCCGAACTGCATCGGTTATCTCCTGAAGCTTTGGACGTACCCGGCTTAAAGGTACTTGATGCAGAGGGTGTACGAGCAGAAATGAAAAAACGAATAAGCTGGGTAAAAGAGAAATATGGTGTCAGCGAAGAGTTAGAGGCAAGGTGGCAGGCTTGGCTGCAGGATGATAAAATGTGGCCGAACCATACAGGACTTATGCATGGGGATATCCATGCCGGCCATACGCTGATTAATGACCGGGCGGAAGTGACTGGACTAATCGATTGGACAGAAGCGGCAGTTACTGACGTTTCCAAGGATTTTGTTGGTCCTTACATGATATTCGGCGAGCAGGCGCTGGAGCGAATCATCGTGGCCTATGAAGCGGCAGGCGGTGTCACGTGGCCCAGGATGAAGGAGCATATCATTGAGAGGAAAGCAACATATCCGATTGATATTGCTGAGCTCGCAGCGACTTCGGGGATGAAAGAATATGAAGAAATGGCGAAAGAAAGCCTTGGTTTAAAAGAATAGTGATCAGATGCTTTCCTATAAGTTGACGAATAAATTCAGCCGTGTTTTAATAGAAAAAGTTTAATAGTTCAATGTTTTCTAGGGTTCCGTAATTTTTAAAATTAGTCTGGTCCGAGAGAAAACTCATAGCTATGCTATGCCACGGAGGGACAAAAGCCCGGGAGATTACTGAAAAGTATCTCCCGGGCTTTTTTAATTTAAACTAGTTGGGTAAATAGATTTTCTCCATTTCGCTGATAGAAGTGTTGAGTTCGAGAATAGAAGTACCGATTTCGAGAATAAAACCCTTCATTTCGAGAATAAGACCGCCGTTTTCGAGAAGGAAATCTTCAATCGAGAATGGAAGTGCTGATTTCGAGAATAAAAACGTCATTTTTGAGAATAAAACCCTCCATTTCGAGAATGTGCCCAGCCAGCTGGCAAAATTAGATTATGGGTAAATAAATAAGAAAACAACAATTCATCAAATATACAACAGAAAGACAGCAGGTGATATACATGGCTTTATTATTAGGATTAATTACAGCAATGGCACTTGGAGTAGGGGACTTCATTGCCGGACAGGTGACTAAGCGGGTTCCCACATTGATTGTTGTTTTATATGCGCAAGTGTTTGGGGCATTGATCATGGTCCCGACCGCTATAATAAGCGGCCACTCATTAACTTTTTCAGCCGTTATATGGGGATTACTTGCCGGTGTGTCGCTCGGTATAGGATTTATGCTGTATTTCAGATCCCTGTCACTCGGGAAAATGGGAGTTGTTTCGTCATTAACTGGTATTTTATCGGCGATTATTCCAGTTTTTACAGGACTTCTCATCGGCGAACGCCCTGGGGCTGGCGCATTATTTGCGGTTGTACTAATCGTATTTGCGATAACATTCATAACCAAAAAGGAGGAAAATGGCAGCAAAACAGCTGTAAAGAGCAATACGGCAGTACTGGCGCAAGCCGCCTTGGCTGGTATAATGATTGGACTTTTCTTTGTTTTCCTTCATATACCTGGCGCTGGGGAAAGTATGTGGACAGTTTCCTTTGCCATGACTGGTTCGTTTTTACCCGTTGCAGCAATATTACTATACAAAAGGGCTGATATTTACCGCGTCAGCAAAAACGCCTGGGGGTATATTCTTGCTAATGGATTTTTGCAGACATTCGCCACAATTACCTATGTCCTTGGCGTTAATATTGGCCTTATGTCCATTGTCGCCCTAGCCGGTGCACTCTCTCCGCTGTTTACTGTTATTTGTGCAAGACTAATCATTAATGAGCGGTTGAACAAAACTCAGATTGCTGGTTTTGTGCTTGCTTTGACGGGAGTGACTATTTTAGTGTTGTCCACATGACGTAAATAACCGGCTGGGTGAACTCATACGCCACGGATAGTAGGAGTTTTTATCATACATTGGTATTTCCCGAATCGAGCGGGGACCAAAGCGGGCTCCTGGCCTGTTCGTTGTCCCTGCATCGAAAGGGACTCCCATCACAACGATATCTGCGTCACTTGTGTGCTGTGTTTCCGGCATTCCCCAGAAAGATGGATTGCCTGCATATGCAAGCATATCGGTTTTGCACACTTAACCAGCAGCTCAGATACCTAAATTTCTGGTTGTGTTTAAAGTTATTTAATCTGTTACAGAGATAATGATTGCAAACTCCTAATACCTGTTCATAACAATTAGCTTTATTTTTCTGAAAAACCAGTATTTTCTATTACACTCTTATTTAGGATTTTTTAATAAAGTTATAAGAAAAACTTGTACTTTTATTGCTGATAGTCACTTATTTTTTCGGTAGAACATGATATAATGACCTAGTGTTCATTTTGTCGCTTCGTGTTTAAACGGAGTGAGAAAAATAATTTATCCGGGGTGAATGATGCTAGGTTTTAAAAAAATCCTATTAAATGAAAGCGCTGACTGGGCTGTGCTGTTACATGGCTTTGGCGGCGATTGTAATGTGTTCCATAAGCAAATGGCTGAATTATCAAGCCGTTGTAATATATTATTAATTGACTTGCCAGGGCATGGAAACTCTGAAGGTCTGGATAGGAATAAATACGATGCTATGGAGATTGCAGAGAAAGTAGTCGAAGTACTGGACAGGCTCCAGCTTTCTAAAGTACACATTGTTGCTTTTTCCCTGGGATCGATTGTTGCTAATGGGGTAATTGGGCTGGCACCGGAACGGATTAAATCGGTAGTTTTACTTGGTCCGGTCCTCGGCTGGAAAAGATGGTCCCGTTTCCTCATAAGAGTCAGCTATAAATTGAGAAATTTCGCCCCATATATGGTGTTTTATAAAATATTCGCTAACATTTTAATGCCTAAGAAAAACCACGCAAAATCACGGTACTATTTTATACGAGAGGCCACGAAGCTAGGCAGAAAAGAATTTATGAGCTGGGTCCACCTGATAAAACGGCCGGAAATACCATTTTTAACAACAAAGAAAATTAAACAATCGATTCCTAAGCAGTACATTATCGGTGCAGAAGACCATATGTTTCTCGCTGCTGCAATCAAGGATGCACGTGACGATAAGATGACGGAAATCGAAATCCTGGAGAACACCGGGCATGTATGTGTCCTTGAAAACAGTAAAGGTACAAATGAGGCGATGGTGAAATTTTTGGACAAACAAATGAGCGAGTCTGAAAAGAATAAGATTGCCGGTTAGTTTAAAGACTGACACAAGGTTTTAACCGTAAAAATTATTACCCTTGTTTTATAAATGAAAAATTCCATGGCGTCTTTTTGCCAAATCCCTTTGTTAAAACAACAGGAGTGAACATATATGAATATATTTCTTACTGGTTCTACTGGTTTCCTTGGGGGTAAATTAATCAGGAACCTTCTTGCAGATGAGAAAAACAAGCTGTTTTTGCTTGTACGTAATATAGAAAAAGCTCGTAAACTTGCAGCGTCCCTCAAAAAAGAGGAGCAGCAGCGTATTCAGCTGATCAAAGGGGATATTGCTTTTCCTGACTGTGGTATTTCCGATGAAGATCTTGAAAAACTTCAGGGCAGCGTTGAAGCAGTATACCATTTGGCAGCGCTCGTTAAATTTGACCTTGATTTAAAAGACGAGCTGTTTGCAGCGAATTATAATGGGACGAAACATGTTGCCGACTTAGCGGTAAACCTGGGGGCAGAGAAGCTTTTTTATGTGAGCACTGCCTATACAGCGGGCATTAATCAGGTTGGGACAGAGGAGCTTTACCCTTACGACAGTGAGACAAACAACCCTTACGAAGAAAGCAAAATTAAATCCGAACATCTTGCTATGTCTTATAATGACCGGTTAGATGTCTCGATTTTCCGCCCGGCAATCATTGTCGGCGACTCTGCCACTGGTGAGGCTGACTCCCAATTTGCTTTGTATGGGTTTATGAGAGCCCTCGATGTATTTAAACGACGTGTTACAAGAAAGCGGGAGAACAACAGGCCTTACCGGGTAATTTCTCGGAAGGACGCTACGTCTAATTTTGTTCCGGTAGATTATGTTTGTGATATTTTAGCCCTGGCTCCTGAGAGAGCGGAGAAAAATAAAATCTACAATATTACCAATCCGAATCCTCCGTCGAATCATCAATTAGTTTATATGTTAAGGGAAGCATTAGCCTTCCCGACTCTGGCTGCCATTGAACCGGAGGGGAGTCACCTTCTGAGGGAAGACGAAAAGCAGCTGAATGAGATGGTTGGCGTTTTCAAAGTATATATTTCTAACTCTATCTCATTTAAGGACGACAACACGAGACGTCTTATTGAGGGGACAGCAGTGGAACATCTGAATTTAGATGAAGCAACAGTTAAAATGATCATCGATGCTTATATGGAAACAAAAGCGAGCTAATATTGAGAACGGCAGGTGCCTGTGCACTTGCCGTTTTTTATGTCTGCGGCTCCTGTAAGGACGGTAACCGCTATATTAACTATCAATATATTCATTAATTTACCCTTTAATAGGTTACCATCTATTCCTTTGTCCAGGCCCCTGAATAAGATATATTACGTGTGGACAAAGGAGGTGCTATCATGAGCGGAACTCACGGAGGCTTTGCAGCTGGCTTTGCTCTCGTCCTGGTGCTGTTTGTGCTGCTTGTAATAATCGGAGCAGCAAGAATCGGTTACTAATTTCTGAGAAAGAGCAAGTTAACATGGCAGACGACACTGTTATCTCTTTGCAAACAAAAAAAAAAATTTACCTGCCTGTCAAATGACAGGTATTTTTTTGTTTTTTAACCCTATTAAACGAAGAGAAATTTACTATGTTGCTTCTGCCAATATATGTTAAACTAAGGAAAAGAATTTACTGTTTTTCTAACTGAATCAATTTCATAATTCAAGGTTTTCAACTTTAATGCCAGCATTATCTTAAAAGGTTGAAATTCAATCAACTATAAGAATAACGTACATATACAGGGAATCTTGCAGATGAATAAATTGGTTAAGGGGTGGGGGAAATTGCTGCTGGCATTTTTAATTAGCTTGATACTAGTCGGAATGGTCGGTGGATACTTTTTAGCTTTTTTAGGCCCACATGGCATTATTGCAGGTTTGCTGAGTGGTATTTTAGTTGTTTTAACATATATTGCGATACAGATTACACCCAGCCAAAGGGGAAAATAATCAAAAAAGAAAGTCATATTAATTGAAACACCGTTAATTTATCTTAAAAATTTGTGAAAACATGGTAATATTAAGAGAAGGTTGTCGCTAATTCAGTGAAAAACTGTTTTTGGTTCTTTAAATCATCCATAATTGGCGAAAATATATTTATAGCTTAGTAAGGTAATAGGGGGATCAGAGAGATGTTTAAGTTCATTTTTTATGTAGTCATTTTTTTCCTTATTGGTTATAATTACGGCCACATTACAAGAGGTACTGTATTTGATAATTTCTTCGTCATGCTGTTTAGCCTGTTTGTCCTCATTTTTCTCATTGAATGGATTTTCAGCTTGTTCCGTTCCAGGAAAAATGCAAATGGGCAAGAGGAAGAGGCATCCATAAGTGCATTTGAAGGAGAATTACAGGCGCTCCAGGCTGAGTTCGGAAAAACCTGGGATCTGAAATACAATAACCACGAACTAACCATTGTTAATAAGTATAATCAGGAAGAATTGTATATTAATGGGAAACTCATTTGTGAGAAAACCAGAAGCAGCTGGTATTCCTGGTTAGTAACTTCACAAACACTAAAAGGAAAGCTTGAAGAAGGAGATCAGTCCAGAATTGTAAAAGTTAAGCTGGGCGGTATTATGAGTCTTAATTGTAAAGTATATGTAGATAAAGAATTAATTTTTCAGGAAAAAATAAAGTATAATGTTCTTACCGGAAAGGTAAAAGAGAAGGATTAGAGCATTTTCCATTGTATTTAAGGGTTGTCCAGATGATAAAAAGGCTTCCGTTATCTGGTGGAGAACAGACGTATGAATTTGCATACGTCTTTTTTCTATTTAATCAATTTTTTGCTGTCAGGCTGAGCAATTGAATTAATAAATAGACGGAAAGATTCCGCTTAATTCGTAATTTTAATTAAATAACGCTAAAATAGGCGGAGAGATTCCGTCTATTAACTCAAAAAAGACGAAAATGGGCGGTTTTTCTTTGCTTAACCGGAAAAAGTCCCCTTATATTTACCCGAAACGACCTCCAAACTGCAAATAAACGGAATATCTCCGGTTATTCAGTTTCAATACCGGAAACCTTATTATAGTTTTCTGGAATACAGATAACTTTCGAAAGCAGGAATCAAAACAATTAATGGAGCGAATGAAAGTATGGCCAGCGCCTCTTCACTGAGTGGAGGAAGAAAAAGCAAAACGAGGCCTATTCCAACAAGAGGAATACTCCAGAACATCATCCTTTTTGCGCCGTATTTATTGATTTTATACCAGTTTTCTTCAGATTTAAAAGATTTTGGGAACCGCACACCGTATAGGTAGTTCATTTCAACCTTTTCTTTGTAGAGGGGAATCGCCAGGCCGATGAATAAAAGTCCGCAAAACAGATTAATAAGGGCGATAACTATGTTTCCCATTTTTTCACCTCAGATCGAAAATAATTATTCATAATAAATATACGAAGTTTATGCATAAATGGTTTCATAATCACTGAAGTGGCCGAAAAAAGAACCAAAGATCATTGTCTCTGGTTCCTTTCGTCCCGGGTATGAGCAGGAAAACACTATTACTGATTTATCGATCACAAGTAACGACGACGAATTCTCCTGGACTTAGTGTTCGTGTTTGTGCAGGAGTGCCTCCTGTAACTCTGCTGCAGAAGATATCGAGCGTAGACAATCCGCATCGTATTCTTGCAAACTGGTTTCTGCTGAGATCCACATCTCTTAATCTCCTTGTTGGAGCCCCAAAGATAGGCAGACAGAAGACAACTGCGATTTCACCTGGTGCCAGAGTAACCTGGTTGTCCGTCGTTGTCCGTACTCTTCCATCACTGCCAACGATAGTTACAAGATGTCCGCCGCGGAGGCGTCCAGCGATATTCTCAAGTAAGTCCTGATGCAGCAACTCCCTTAAACGTCCTCTTAAATTATCTGACAAGATTTTCACCTTCCTTTCCTCACTTTGCTTGTATTATATGCTTCTGCAAAGCTTACGAAAGGGCATGTACCACTGCCTGATAAAATATCAACCATTGTCTTTGATTAAAGGGAAAGAATATTTCTATCAGGCTGAGCTTATAACTTATACTTTTTGTCCTGTTTGTAAATAATTTTAAGAGGTATTATACATCAAGGAGGAAAAGGAGTATTAAATGGAGTCATTCACCGCAATAAAAATGATAATGATACTCAAAATAAGTTCTGTTGCTCCAGAGTGGAATGAAATCATCGATTTACGCAGAGATGCGAGGGATAAGGAACTGGAATACTGGCTTTCTGAATCGTTATTTACATTTAACTGGTGGTTTCTACTCGTAACAACTATCCTTTTTTTTGCCATATGGGTTTATCTCCTGGATAAAAAAAGAATTCTGGAAATATCAGCGTTTGGGCTGCTTATTGGAACGATTGCCTATATTCTCGACACTATTGGCAGCAACATGGTGTTTTGGTCATATCCAGACAGTGTTTTTCCGATAATCTCGCCAATTCTTGAAATCCATAAATTTCACTTGCCAATTATTTACATGATTGTTTATCAATATTTCCAGCCGTGGAAACAATATTTAACAGCTTTAACAATCAGCGCCGCAGTGTTTGCTTTTATTCTTGAACCAATCACAGTGTGGCTTGGGATCTATGTGATTTACCAATGGAAATATATTTACTCTTTTCCAATCTATATTTTGATAGGCATTATCATTAAATGGATTTTCATTAAGGTAAAACATATCGAAAAGAGTTATCAAAATAAAGCGGGAAGACTTGATTAACGGGACAGATCAGCAATCATGCATGCGGATCTGTTCTTATTTTGTTCTAGGGAGGGCGGGAAGGGAAGTTAGCTGCCCGATCACAGTCCAACCTGCGAAACAAGCAGGTGAATCAGCCGTAAACGGCCGTCCAACCGGCGAAAATAACGAACCAACCTGCGATAACCGCTATCCAACCTGCGAAACAAGCGTCTTATTCTCGAAAATGCCTATCTCATTTTCGAAATCTGCCTTCCTATTCTCGAAAACGACTACCCCATTCTCGAAAATCTCCTCCCCGCTACCAAGACAACACTCCTCAAATAAATCATCATAAAATGTTCAAACAATTCATTGACCAGACTAGTCAAAAACTGATATATTTGAATTGACCAATGCAGTCAATCGAGTTTTTGACGGACTAATTTCAGCCATTTTGACTAGCAGGGAAAGGAGTGATACCTATTTACTCTAAATTCGAAAGTCTGGATCAGGAGAAACAGGAACGTATTATAAATGCCGCGATCAAGGAATTTGTGAAAACTGGTTATGACAAGGCATCGACCAATGAAATAGTGAAAGAGGCAGGCATATCGAAGGGATCCTTGTTCCATTATTTCAATAACAAGAAGGATCTGTATTTGTACATTCTGGATCACACGTTGAAGGTTATTGAAGATAACATCTATACGGAAATTAATTTTAGTGAAACAGATATTTTTAAGAGGATTGGCCAGATAGGGAGGACGAAGCTCGAGGTAATGACTACGTATCCCCAGATCTTTGATTTCCTGAAGTCAGCTGCTGCAGATGACTCGCCTGAAGTGAAGCCTGATTTTGAGGAAAAACAGAAGAAGGTACTCGCACAAGGTTTTGAAAAAATATATGAAAATATCGACTGGTCAAAATTCCGGGAAGGCATTGATATTGAAAAGGCCGTAAACATTATTAACTGGACGATGTTGGGTTACGCAGAAAAGGAAAAAGAGAAGCTTATATCATACAGCGAAGCAGGTGTGGGACAACTGGAGCAGTGGGACAGCTACGCCGAAATCCTGAAAAGCTGCTTTTATAAAAAAGAGGGGGAATAACCGGTGAGCATGTTAAAGGTCACTAACTTAACGAAGAAATTTGGGGATTTTAAAGCATTAGATGAAGTTAATCTGGAAGTAAATGAAGGAGAAATTATGGGCTTTATCGGACCTAACGGCGCTGGTAAGTCCACGACTCTGAAAGTGCTTCTTGGTATATTGAAAGCGTCTGACGGAGAAGTGAAAATTTTCGGCAAAGATGCGTGGGACGATGCAGTGGAAATCCATAAGCGGGTTGCCTACGTCCCAGGTGATGTAAACCTCTGGCCTAATTTAACAGGTGGAGAAGTCATTGATCTGTTCGTAAAGCTCCGGGGGACGAATCATCAAAGCAGAAGAGATGAACTGATTGAAAAATTCAGCCTGGACCCTAAAAAGAAATGCCGTACCTACTCGAAAGGAAACCGGCAGAAGGTTGCCCTGATTGCAGCTTTCTCATCTGACGCAGATTTATATATTCTCGATGAGCCAACGTCAGGACTGGATCCCCTCATGGAAAATATTTTTCAGGAGTGTGTCAAGGACCTGAAGAAGCAGGGGAAAAGCGTGCTTTTATCGAGCCATATTCTTTCAGAGGTAGAGAAATTATGCGATAAAGTGGCGATTATCCGAAAAGGCTCCATTATCGAAACAGGGACACTTACTGAACTCCGTCACTTAACCCGAACACAGCTTCTCATCGAAACAAAGAAATCGGTGAAAAACCTGGCGGAACTGAAGGGTGTCCATGATGTGGAAGTGAAGGAACAAGGGCTCTCTTTCCAGGTGGACACCGAGGAGCTTGATAATGTGCTCAGGCATGTCAGCCAGTTTGGTGTTTTAAAGCTGGAGAGTGCTCCGCCAACGTTAGAGGATTTGTTTATGCGCCATTATGAGAGCGGGGAAAACGAAGCGACTCCAGGAGCTGGAGGTGGAAACTGATGGCTCTGAAGCATCTGGCGAAAACAGGGAAGCTTTCCCGGTTCATCCTTCGTTTAGACAAAATTAAAATTTCCCTCTGGCTCATCGGGATTACTTTTTTTACATTAATCGTTCCGGCTGCTTTTGAGGGGTTGTACGAAAACCAGCAGGAAAGAGACGCAATGGCAGAAACGATGGCTAACCCGGCGATGACCGCTATGGTAGGTCCCGGGAATTTGGAAAATTACACGACAGGGGCGATGACTACCCACCAAATGCTGTTAATGACAGCTCTTGTTGCAGGTTTAATGAGTATTTTACTTGTGAGCCGCCATACGAGGGGGGACGAGGAAGACGGGCGTGTTGAACTGATTCGCTCCTTGCCAGCTGGGCGTCTTTCCTATTTGAATGCGGCTTTAGTTGTCATAACTGGAACAAGTGTAGTTTTAGCTTTGATTAACGGTATTGGGCTTTATGCTCTCGGTATTGATACGATGGATCTCGAGGGATCGTTACTGTATGGCGCCGGGTTGGGAGGCACCGCTTTAGTTTTCGCAGGAGTAGCAGCAGTTTTTGCCCAGCTTTCCGAAAGTTCCCGGGGCACAATCGGATTGTCCATTGGGGTGCTCCTTTTATCTTACTTGTTCCGCGCGGTTACAGATATCAGCAATGAATCCCTTTCCTGGCTGTCTCCCTTAGGCTGGGTGACAAAAACAGAGGCGTATACGAACAACAACTGGGGACCGATTTTCCTAATGGTTGCTGTTGCAGCTATCTTGTATATCCTTGCAAATTACCTTCAATCCATTCGTGATCTCGAAAGCGGCTTTTTACCATCAAAACCAGGCCGGAGTACTGCTTCCTCATTTTTGCAGGGCCCGCTCGGTTTAGCGTGGAGGCTGCAGAGAACGGGAGCTATCTTCTGGGCAATGGGTATGTTCGTATTGGGTGCGTCATATGGTTCGGTGATGGGGGATATGGAGTCGTTCTTCGAAGGGAACGAAATGCTCCAGCAGATGCTCCAGCCAGAAGACGGGCTCACATTAACGGAGCAGTTCATCCCTATGCTTTTGGTCGTTATGTCAATTATGGCAACTGTTCCGCCGGTTATCGCTATGAATAAATTACGGGGGGAAGAGAAGAAGGAGAGGCTCGATCACTTGCTGGGTCGGGCGGTTTCACGTACTCAGCTCATGGGAGGATACCTGTTTCTTGCAGTCCTGAATGCCTTTGTCATGATTTCCCTTACAGCTATTGGCCTGTGGGCTGCTGCAGACGCAGTCATGGAGGAGGGTCTCAGCTTCAGTATGATTTACGGGGCAGCCATGGCTTATTTACCGGCAACGCTTGTCATGGTTGGTTTGGCGGCATTCCTGACGGGAGTTCTCCCAAAGTTTCCCTCTTTTGTCTGGGCTTACGTACTTTATTCATTCTTTGTTGTATATTTAGGAAGCTTACTGCAGTTTCCGGAATGGTTAGGGAAGCTTTCTCCATTTGGCCATGTGGCCCAGGTGCCGGTGGAAGAAGCAGCATTTCTTCCTCTGTTCCTGTTAAGTATTATTGCCGCAGTGCTAATGGTCGCGGGCTTAACCGGCTTCAGAAAACGAGATATTCTAGCTTAATGAGAAAAGGCCTCTGGTATAATTTTTGGAACCAGGGGTCTTCTTTATACTATTATTCTCCACCACCGCCACCTGGCCTGTGGTCTCCCATCATATAATTTGAGCTGTCCCCTGGTTTTGCCTCGGGATGTGTCATCTTATTCGGAATGTTATTATTTCTTTTCCTCCTCCAGTCAATCAAGATTGCAAATGCAATAATAAGGAAAACTAAAAGAGCAAAAAACCAAATCATTTGCTATCACTCCTTTGCACGTTTGGCTAACCTTGATTATTTCAAGTGTAACACGTGTTTCTATAATTGATTTAAATTTCCATCGACAAAAGTTTTCCCCCAATAATCACCTTTAACATTGAGTAATTCAGACCCACTGGAAGAAAAAAGAATTACCTTTTAAAATAGAAATTGTAAGCTTTTATCTGTTTTACAAATGTTTAACAGTGTATATTGTTGAGTAATAGGGAAGTAAATGCCGCTTGAAACAGCAGGAGGGGGAATAAAGTGTGAGCGTACATTTCTACAGAAAAAAGCGTTCTCTCAATAGCTATATAATAGAAAAATATATACTCCCTTTACGGGGGACGAAAAAGGCGTATTCAACTCCGGAAAATGCACAACAATTCTTAACACAACAGGGTAATGAAAATACTGCACCTTACTTAATAGAAAAAATAAATTTCTCCTCAGGTATCAGTGAACAGGAATTTGAGGGCATGCAGGTTTTTATATTGAATGACCGTTCATCAGCAAAACAAAAAGTGATTCTCTATCTGCACGGCGGGGGGTGGACCTGCCAGCCTGAACGTTACCACTGGTTGTTTTTGGATAAACTCGCACAGGAAACAGATGCGAAAATAATCGCTCCTGTTTACCCTAAAACACCGAATTTTAACTATATGCATACTTATCCTAAGCTCCTCAACATATATGAAGAAATTCTTGAAATGGTTGGGGAACCTGCGCAAATAACGCTTATGGGCGATTCGGCAGGGGGGAATATATGCCTTGTTCTGGCTCATCTCTTTAAAGAGCATGACCTGCCCCAGCCGAAAGATATTATATTACTGGCTGCATGTGTTGATATGAATTTTGATAATCCCCTGATACCATTGTATGAAGAGAGGGATCCAATGCTCGCTTCCGGTGGGATGGATGTAATAACAAGTGCATGGGCAGGGGATAAAAAACGGCATGACCCGTTAATGAGCCCTGTATATAGCGAGCTTGAAGGATTGGCAAAAATATCCCATTTTATCGGCACACATGATATTTTATATCCTGATGCGGTAAAATTTGATGAGAAGCTGACAAACCAAGGCTTGCCTATCGACACCTTTGTTTTTCCACGAATGAATCATGTATTT
Protein-coding regions in this window:
- a CDS encoding SDR family oxidoreductase, with the protein product MNIFLTGSTGFLGGKLIRNLLADEKNKLFLLVRNIEKARKLAASLKKEEQQRIQLIKGDIAFPDCGISDEDLEKLQGSVEAVYHLAALVKFDLDLKDELFAANYNGTKHVADLAVNLGAEKLFYVSTAYTAGINQVGTEELYPYDSETNNPYEESKIKSEHLAMSYNDRLDVSIFRPAIIVGDSATGEADSQFALYGFMRALDVFKRRVTRKRENNRPYRVISRKDATSNFVPVDYVCDILALAPERAEKNKIYNITNPNPPSNHQLVYMLREALAFPTLAAIEPEGSHLLREDEKQLNEMVGVFKVYISNSISFKDDNTRRLIEGTAVEHLNLDEATVKMIIDAYMETKAS
- a CDS encoding SdpI family protein gives rise to the protein MGNIVIALINLFCGLLFIGLAIPLYKEKVEMNYLYGVRFPKSFKSEENWYKINKYGAKRMMFWSIPLVGIGLVLLFLPPLSEEALAILSFAPLIVLIPAFESYLYSRKL
- a CDS encoding CBO0543 family protein, producing the protein MILKISSVAPEWNEIIDLRRDARDKELEYWLSESLFTFNWWFLLVTTILFFAIWVYLLDKKRILEISAFGLLIGTIAYILDTIGSNMVFWSYPDSVFPIISPILEIHKFHLPIIYMIVYQYFQPWKQYLTALTISAAVFAFILEPITVWLGIYVIYQWKYIYSFPIYILIGIIIKWIFIKVKHIEKSYQNKAGRLD
- a CDS encoding alpha/beta fold hydrolase, whose protein sequence is MMLGFKKILLNESADWAVLLHGFGGDCNVFHKQMAELSSRCNILLIDLPGHGNSEGLDRNKYDAMEIAEKVVEVLDRLQLSKVHIVAFSLGSIVANGVIGLAPERIKSVVLLGPVLGWKRWSRFLIRVSYKLRNFAPYMVFYKIFANILMPKKNHAKSRYYFIREATKLGRKEFMSWVHLIKRPEIPFLTTKKIKQSIPKQYIIGAEDHMFLAAAIKDARDDKMTEIEILENTGHVCVLENSKGTNEAMVKFLDKQMSESEKNKIAG
- a CDS encoding YjcZ family sporulation protein, with amino-acid sequence MSGTHGGFAAGFALVLVLFVLLVIIGAARIGY
- a CDS encoding macrolide 2'-phosphotransferase; this translates as MTKKVEEIKEIAERNGIYIEAESMKINESGVDFQVVHAVDRDGVRWILRLPRRKDSMAKTEVEKKVLDFVSRSVSFEVPVWTVFTDDLIAYKQLSGTPAGTIDPEIQNYVWEFDINNVPDNHFNSLGKVMAELHRLSPEALDVPGLKVLDAEGVRAEMKKRISWVKEKYGVSEELEARWQAWLQDDKMWPNHTGLMHGDIHAGHTLINDRAEVTGLIDWTEAAVTDVSKDFVGPYMIFGEQALERIIVAYEAAGGVTWPRMKEHIIERKATYPIDIAELAATSGMKEYEEMAKESLGLKE
- a CDS encoding TetR/AcrR family transcriptional regulator, producing MIPIYSKFESLDQEKQERIINAAIKEFVKTGYDKASTNEIVKEAGISKGSLFHYFNNKKDLYLYILDHTLKVIEDNIYTEINFSETDIFKRIGQIGRTKLEVMTTYPQIFDFLKSAAADDSPEVKPDFEEKQKKVLAQGFEKIYENIDWSKFREGIDIEKAVNIINWTMLGYAEKEKEKLISYSEAGVGQLEQWDSYAEILKSCFYKKEGE
- a CDS encoding DMT family transporter, with amino-acid sequence MALLLGLITAMALGVGDFIAGQVTKRVPTLIVVLYAQVFGALIMVPTAIISGHSLTFSAVIWGLLAGVSLGIGFMLYFRSLSLGKMGVVSSLTGILSAIIPVFTGLLIGERPGAGALFAVVLIVFAITFITKKEENGSKTAVKSNTAVLAQAALAGIMIGLFFVFLHIPGAGESMWTVSFAMTGSFLPVAAILLYKRADIYRVSKNAWGYILANGFLQTFATITYVLGVNIGLMSIVALAGALSPLFTVICARLIINERLNKTQIAGFVLALTGVTILVLST
- a CDS encoding arginase family protein, encoding MCKTDMLAYAGNPSFWGMPETQHTSDADIVVMGVPFDAGTTNRPGARFGPRSIREIPMYDKNSYYPWRMSSPSRLFTSCGQH